Within the Desulfobacterales bacterium genome, the region AAAACAGCTCGGTATCGATGCCATGATAAACGCAGTAAACCGGGCGTTGGGCCCCATCAACCAGCGCCTTTAAATAACGGCGGTTGTATTCGGTGCACGTAATGACAAATTGGGCAAACGTCATTTTTTCTCGCAGCTGTCTTGGATCAGATGTATAGATGTCCTTAGCATGGGCGGTGAAACTAAACGGCAACCCACTGAGTATACTGGCAAACATGGCCACTGAAGCCGGCGAATGGGCAAAATGGGCATGCAAATGCAGGCTGGGGTGAGCGGGCAACAAAGACCGCACCAGATAGCCGGCCTGAAACAGATGCTTAAGGGTGGCCGATTTGCGGGTTCGTAAAAAGC harbors:
- a CDS encoding glycosyltransferase, producing the protein MNAPHQPYLGMILKGYPRISETFISNEILLLEKMGFPIHLFSMRQPRENFTHQSVTQIQAQVDYLPETLLRPLPRLMLHNSLLAAQRPTAYARALKIALKRFLRTRKSATLKHLFQAGYLVRSLLPAHPSLHLHAHFAHSPASVAMFASILSGLPFSFTAHAKDIYTSDPRQLREKMTFAQFVITCTEYNRRYLKALVDGAQRPVYCVYHGIDTELF